One stretch of Riemerella columbina DNA includes these proteins:
- a CDS encoding pirin family protein gives MSNIQLILEEKAADIGNFLVGRLLPFRQKRSVGPFVFIDHMGPAALKDYQNLDVPPHPHIGLSTLTYLIEGSIFHRDSLGTAVEITPGAVNWMTAGRGVVHSERTPEYLRTTDKKLHGLQIWVALPKDLEQMAPEFHHTEAQDLPVWQDQNATFKLIAGEAFGKASPVPVYSPLYFIEIKTTQAQDLNIGHELYGEVAMYILEGTVEIEGQKYSNKQLLIAKNAELCTFKMEENTTVYLFGGTPFPEERFIFWNFVSSDKTVLEQAKENWKLQNHAAFPKVPGEGDAYVPLPERRLGTQAQQARDL, from the coding sequence ATGTCAAATATTCAATTGATATTAGAGGAGAAAGCCGCCGATATTGGCAATTTTTTAGTCGGGCGGCTTTTGCCCTTTCGCCAGAAGCGAAGCGTGGGACCTTTTGTGTTTATAGACCATATGGGACCTGCGGCACTTAAGGATTATCAGAATTTAGATGTGCCACCACATCCGCATATTGGGCTTTCTACACTGACTTATTTGATAGAAGGTTCCATTTTTCATCGGGATAGTTTGGGTACAGCGGTGGAGATTACCCCAGGGGCAGTCAATTGGATGACGGCAGGGCGTGGGGTGGTCCACTCGGAGCGGACACCTGAATATTTGCGCACCACAGATAAAAAATTGCACGGATTGCAAATTTGGGTGGCTTTGCCCAAAGATTTGGAGCAGATGGCACCAGAGTTTCACCATACCGAAGCCCAAGATTTACCCGTGTGGCAAGACCAAAATGCGACTTTTAAACTGATCGCAGGGGAGGCGTTTGGAAAGGCTTCGCCAGTGCCCGTTTATAGCCCGCTTTATTTCATTGAAATTAAAACCACGCAAGCCCAAGATTTAAATATCGGACACGAACTCTATGGTGAAGTGGCTATGTATATTCTGGAAGGCACGGTAGAGATAGAAGGGCAGAAGTATAGCAACAAGCAGCTTCTCATCGCAAAAAATGCCGAACTATGCACCTTTAAAATGGAAGAAAATACCACGGTTTACCTTTTTGGAGGAACGCCTTTTCCTGAGGAGCGTTTTATATTTTGGAATTTTGTGAGTTCGGATAAAACTGTGCTGGAGCAGGCTAAAGAAAATTGGAAGCTGCAGAACCACGCGGCTTTCCCAAAAGTACCTGGCGAAGGCGATGCCTATGTGCCACTACCAGAAAGGCGATTAGGAACGCAAGCCCAGCAGGCGCGAGATTTATAA
- the kbl gene encoding glycine C-acetyltransferase, whose amino-acid sequence MISTQYLETLQNELQNIKNEGLYKNERIITSQQSAEIVANGKKLLNFCANNYLGLSNHPEVMKASQEAIASHGYGMSSVRFICGTQDIHKQLEAKISEFLGMEDTILYAACFDANGGVFEPLFTDQDAIISDELNHASIIDGVRLCKAARYRYKNNDMADLEAQLQAASEKNHRFKIIVTDGVFSMDGIVADLKGVCDLAEKYNALVMVDDSHATGFIGKTGRGTHEANEVMGRVDIITSTLGKALGGALGGFTSGKKEIIDMLRQRSRPYLFSNSLAPGIVGAALKVLEMISENTSLRDKVMDNAQYFRTEMKARGFDIPDGDAAIVPVMLYDAPLSQKMAEKLMDEGIYVIGFFYPVVPKGKARIRVQLSAAHTREHLDKAIAAFEKVGKELGVI is encoded by the coding sequence ATGATTTCTACGCAATATTTAGAAACTTTACAAAACGAACTTCAAAACATTAAAAACGAAGGACTTTACAAAAACGAACGCATTATCACCTCGCAGCAGTCGGCGGAGATTGTTGCCAATGGTAAAAAATTACTGAACTTTTGTGCCAATAATTATTTGGGACTTTCCAACCATCCAGAAGTGATGAAAGCCTCTCAAGAAGCCATTGCTTCGCACGGATATGGGATGTCTTCGGTACGGTTTATTTGCGGCACACAGGACATTCACAAGCAGTTGGAAGCCAAGATTTCCGAGTTTTTAGGGATGGAAGATACCATTCTCTATGCCGCTTGTTTTGATGCCAATGGTGGCGTTTTTGAACCACTTTTTACCGACCAAGATGCCATTATTTCCGATGAACTGAACCACGCTTCTATCATTGATGGGGTAAGGCTTTGCAAGGCGGCAAGATACCGCTACAAAAATAATGATATGGCAGATTTGGAAGCACAACTCCAAGCTGCCAGCGAAAAAAATCACCGTTTTAAAATCATCGTAACCGATGGCGTGTTCTCTATGGACGGCATCGTGGCAGATTTAAAAGGCGTTTGTGATTTAGCCGAAAAATACAACGCTTTGGTAATGGTGGACGACTCCCACGCCACAGGTTTCATCGGGAAAACGGGTAGAGGCACCCACGAAGCCAACGAAGTGATGGGGCGTGTAGACATTATCACTTCCACTTTGGGCAAAGCTTTGGGCGGTGCTTTGGGTGGATTTACTTCCGGGAAAAAGGAAATTATCGATATGCTCAGACAGCGCTCACGCCCTTATTTATTCTCTAATTCTTTGGCACCTGGGATTGTGGGCGCGGCTTTAAAAGTCTTAGAAATGATTTCCGAAAATACCAGCCTTAGGGACAAAGTGATGGACAATGCACAATATTTCCGCACGGAGATGAAAGCCCGCGGTTTTGACATTCCAGATGGAGATGCCGCCATTGTCCCTGTGATGTTATACGATGCGCCACTTTCCCAAAAAATGGCAGAAAAACTGATGGATGAAGGCATTTATGTCATTGGATTTTTCTACCCTGTAGTACCGAAGGGCAAGGCAAGAATTAGAGTACAGCTGTCTGCTGCCCATACGCGAGAGCATTTGGATAAAGCCATTGCCGCTTTTGAGAAGGTAGGCAAGGAGTTAGGCGTAATTTAA
- the dacB gene encoding D-alanyl-D-alanine carboxypeptidase/D-alanyl-D-alanine endopeptidase: protein MNLIRKSLLALHLSLFAFTYTQTTQYPTYAESRTESVQSSAKQQVDYTIERLLDDPMLRNAQWGFVIYDPKKKQVISAYNEDTPLVPASTTKLLTTNAAMSIMGTKFRYNTQLEYSGNINNGVLEGNLYLVGSGDPTIGTGLGGSSKYTPIIMDYIYAIRDAGITKITGDIYVQTAVFKENKIDLPANIVWLEHNNYYLPVGSTQGINPRNEKSIIKQKNPFNQEKRFFYISPYTKKTVYTDTFLSNEIQGKVPDAPYYLANTLRASLLKNGISVLGTVQGKSMDINPEERFILTTYKSPKMEEIVYFTNQTSNNRFAEALLRSAGFYKNGDESLDTGRYTVEQVLREGGYDFYGLNLMDGSGLSRSNLVTPISQVKFLAGVMNADYFPAYFDSLPIAGQTGTLKSMFKYNDGYGQIFAKTGTLRAVKCLAGYIKTNTGKTLTFSLLINNYSGSVAQIKSKMEYLLQPALGL from the coding sequence ATGAATTTGATTAGAAAAAGCTTACTTGCCCTTCATTTATCGCTATTTGCTTTTACCTATACTCAGACCACCCAATATCCTACCTATGCGGAATCTCGTACAGAGTCTGTGCAGAGTAGCGCCAAGCAGCAGGTGGATTATACCATAGAACGCTTGTTAGATGATCCTATGCTCCGCAATGCCCAGTGGGGTTTCGTGATTTATGACCCGAAGAAAAAGCAGGTGATCAGCGCTTATAATGAAGATACGCCTTTGGTGCCTGCCTCTACCACTAAGCTCCTAACCACTAACGCAGCGATGAGCATTATGGGGACTAAATTTAGATACAACACCCAGTTGGAATATTCGGGTAACATTAACAATGGGGTTCTGGAAGGCAACCTTTACCTTGTGGGCAGCGGCGATCCGACCATTGGCACAGGATTGGGGGGTTCTTCTAAATATACGCCCATTATTATGGATTACATTTATGCCATTAGAGATGCAGGAATTACCAAAATTACAGGCGATATCTATGTGCAAACGGCAGTTTTTAAAGAAAATAAAATAGACCTACCAGCCAATATCGTATGGTTGGAGCATAACAATTATTACCTTCCAGTAGGCTCTACACAAGGCATCAATCCGAGGAATGAGAAGAGCATCATCAAACAGAAAAATCCGTTCAACCAAGAAAAACGCTTTTTCTACATCTCGCCATATACGAAAAAAACGGTTTATACGGATACTTTTTTAAGTAACGAAATTCAAGGTAAAGTGCCAGATGCGCCGTATTATTTAGCCAATACATTAAGGGCTTCTTTACTTAAAAATGGGATTTCAGTATTAGGAACCGTGCAAGGCAAAAGTATGGATATCAACCCTGAGGAACGCTTTATTTTAACCACTTATAAATCGCCAAAGATGGAGGAAATTGTCTATTTTACCAACCAAACGAGTAACAATAGATTTGCAGAAGCGCTACTCCGCAGTGCTGGATTTTACAAAAATGGCGATGAGTCTTTGGATACGGGCAGATACACTGTGGAGCAGGTGCTCAGAGAGGGCGGTTATGATTTTTATGGACTTAATTTGATGGATGGTAGTGGGCTGTCCAGAAGCAATTTGGTCACGCCGATTTCTCAGGTTAAATTTTTAGCAGGCGTGATGAATGCCGATTATTTCCCAGCTTATTTTGACTCCCTACCGATTGCAGGACAGACGGGAACTCTAAAATCAATGTTTAAATACAATGATGGTTATGGGCAGATTTTCGCCAAAACAGGAACTCTCCGAGCTGTAAAATGCTTAGCAGGCTACATCAAAACCAATACAGGAAAAACGCTGACTTTCTCCTTGTTAATCAATAACTATAGCGGCTCTGTAGCGCAGATTAAATCCAAAATGGAGTATTTACTGCAGCCTGCATTGGGGTTGTAG
- the priA gene encoding replication restart helicase PriA, which produces MQYAQIILPLNLKGDFTYQIPAELQSQLAVGMRVLVPFRGKKIYTGIVASLHNEAPEGFSPKDIISILDESPILPQSQLQFWQWLSDYYLMNLGEIYRFAFPSSLKLESETYLKLKSNITIAYDLLDLNEIHLIQALEVQQLVSLSEMEAFIPKKELIKTVNSLIDMRYIEIDEKVFEKYQAKAVAYVKIKEEIISENRLPEVLSSLQRAKKQKELFLLILAKQTENPDLPIKKSTIFDEGSLAYPQLKALVDKGLVEEYYLAEDRLETYEGALEAVEELTPAQRTAAEAIDEAFEKNQNVLLHGVTASGKTHLYIHQIEQAISQGKNTLLLLPEIALTKQIISRLEKKYGSTIGYYHQKLTDFERVEVWRKIRNNEIKILIGTRAALFLPFVHLDLIIVDEEHDTAYKPREATPYFNAKDAAQILAQYYNARVILGSATPSLETYYAAQKGKLTYVPLVERFGGVALPTFSIVNLKEEQQNKTLQGLFSPQLIEKIHQNKANEKQAIILHNRRGYANVIECESCGYVQYCTNCDVVMTYHKTAHEMKCHYCGQTAAKPIQCPKCQSQQLNTKGIGVEQMYEEVKKQFPEAEVERMDVDTMRKKFAYEKLYEKIENHETDIVVGTQMVAKGLDFGDIDLVAIPKADALLYVQDFRAEERAYQLITQVAGRAGRTSGAGRVLIQTYQPMHPVFSLIKEENTAQIYHYLLQERKKFLYPPFTKLILIEIKHAKEGKADRASQFLGSILRKYLPEICVLGPEKAPIARLKNKYQFQILLKFPRNEKYALFKKMLVQSMAEFREVTAYQSVKIDLYVDF; this is translated from the coding sequence ATGCAGTACGCACAGATTATATTACCGCTCAATTTAAAAGGCGATTTCACTTATCAAATCCCTGCCGAACTACAGTCCCAGCTGGCTGTAGGAATGCGGGTATTGGTACCATTTAGAGGCAAGAAAATATACACAGGCATCGTGGCATCGCTCCATAACGAAGCGCCAGAAGGCTTTTCGCCGAAGGACATCATCAGTATTTTAGATGAGTCGCCAATTTTACCGCAGTCGCAACTTCAGTTTTGGCAATGGTTGTCGGATTATTATTTGATGAATTTAGGCGAAATTTACCGCTTTGCTTTTCCTTCATCATTAAAACTGGAGAGCGAAACCTATCTCAAACTAAAGTCCAATATCACCATCGCTTACGATTTATTAGACCTCAATGAGATCCACCTGATTCAAGCTTTAGAGGTGCAGCAACTGGTCAGCCTTTCCGAAATGGAGGCTTTTATTCCGAAAAAAGAACTCATCAAAACGGTGAACAGCTTGATTGATATGCGCTACATAGAAATTGATGAAAAGGTGTTTGAAAAATACCAAGCCAAGGCGGTTGCTTATGTGAAAATCAAGGAAGAGATTATTTCAGAAAATCGTTTGCCAGAGGTGCTTTCCAGCTTACAAAGGGCTAAAAAACAAAAGGAGCTTTTTTTACTCATTTTAGCCAAGCAAACCGAAAATCCAGATCTTCCGATTAAAAAATCCACTATTTTTGATGAAGGCTCTTTGGCATACCCTCAGCTTAAAGCTTTGGTAGACAAAGGCTTGGTGGAAGAGTATTACCTCGCCGAAGACCGTTTAGAAACTTATGAAGGTGCTCTGGAAGCGGTGGAAGAGCTCACACCAGCGCAACGAACAGCAGCGGAAGCGATAGATGAAGCGTTTGAGAAAAATCAAAATGTTCTCTTGCACGGCGTAACGGCATCGGGGAAAACGCATCTTTACATTCATCAAATAGAACAGGCGATCAGCCAAGGCAAAAATACGCTGTTGCTCTTGCCAGAGATCGCTTTAACAAAACAGATTATCAGTAGGTTAGAGAAAAAATATGGTAGTACCATTGGTTATTATCATCAGAAATTAACCGACTTTGAGCGGGTAGAAGTCTGGCGAAAAATCCGCAATAACGAAATTAAAATTTTAATAGGAACGCGGGCGGCTTTGTTCTTGCCTTTTGTGCATTTGGATTTAATCATCGTTGATGAGGAGCACGATACGGCTTACAAACCGAGGGAAGCCACGCCTTATTTTAATGCCAAAGATGCGGCTCAAATATTGGCTCAATATTATAATGCCCGCGTGATATTGGGTTCTGCCACGCCATCGTTAGAGACTTATTATGCGGCTCAAAAAGGGAAATTGACGTATGTGCCTTTAGTTGAACGCTTTGGCGGTGTGGCATTGCCCACTTTTAGCATCGTTAATCTTAAAGAGGAGCAACAGAATAAAACCCTCCAAGGCTTGTTTTCGCCTCAGTTGATTGAGAAAATTCATCAAAATAAAGCCAATGAAAAACAAGCCATCATCTTGCACAATCGGCGGGGTTATGCTAATGTAATAGAGTGTGAATCATGTGGTTATGTGCAGTATTGTACCAATTGTGATGTGGTGATGACTTACCACAAAACAGCCCACGAGATGAAATGCCACTACTGTGGACAGACTGCCGCGAAGCCGATACAATGCCCAAAATGCCAATCGCAGCAACTTAATACCAAAGGCATCGGCGTGGAGCAAATGTATGAAGAGGTCAAAAAACAGTTTCCAGAAGCCGAAGTGGAGCGTATGGATGTGGACACGATGCGGAAAAAATTCGCGTACGAAAAGCTGTACGAGAAAATAGAAAACCACGAAACGGACATCGTTGTGGGGACCCAAATGGTGGCGAAAGGTTTAGACTTTGGCGATATAGATTTGGTCGCCATTCCTAAGGCTGATGCCTTGCTGTATGTGCAAGATTTCAGGGCAGAAGAGCGGGCTTACCAGTTGATTACCCAAGTGGCAGGGCGTGCGGGGCGAACTTCTGGTGCTGGGCGGGTGTTGATACAAACTTATCAGCCTATGCACCCTGTTTTTAGCTTGATTAAGGAAGAAAATACCGCACAGATTTATCATTATCTGTTGCAAGAGCGCAAGAAATTTTTGTATCCGCCATTCACCAAGTTGATTTTAATAGAGATAAAACACGCCAAGGAGGGCAAAGCGGATAGGGCGTCTCAATTTTTGGGTTCCATTTTGCGGAAATATTTACCAGAAATTTGTGTTTTAGGACCCGAAAAAGCACCAATAGCACGGCTTAAGAATAAGTATCAATTTCAGATTTTGCTCAAATTTCCGAGGAATGAAAAATATGCACTTTTCAAAAAAATGTTGGTGCAATCTATGGCAGAGTTTAGAGAGGTAACCGCCTATCAATCAGTTAAAATAGACCTCTATGTTGATTTTTAA
- a CDS encoding proline dehydrogenase family protein: MSIFDNTKIAFADKATAQLEKAKWMFTMIKYPALTNIGIKLLNFSIKHNFPLVETIVKNTLFQQFCGGETREQSQKVVSEMYQRHIGSIFDYAIEGKEDEATFDHTCQEIKQNILYAEGNPAIPFVVFKPTGFGRLDLYADVQAGKALNASEQAEWERIVKRFEEVGQLAYQKNVVVMVDAEESWIQTAVDQVVNELKSRYNKEKAIIWNTIQMYRTGRIEYLQEDLKRAEEKNYFLGYKFVRGAYMEKERQRAEEMGYPSPIQPNKQASDDNYNAAIVFVMQHLDRISAFFGTHNEASTALVMEKMKELNLAHDDHRIYFGQLYGMSDNITYFLGNQKYNASKYLPYGPVKDVVPYLTRRAQENTSVAGQTGRELSLIEKELKRRKSQP, encoded by the coding sequence ATGAGCATTTTTGACAATACTAAGATTGCTTTTGCGGATAAAGCCACAGCACAATTAGAAAAAGCCAAGTGGATGTTTACGATGATCAAATATCCAGCCCTTACCAATATAGGAATTAAATTGCTTAATTTTTCCATAAAACATAATTTCCCATTGGTGGAAACCATCGTTAAAAATACCCTTTTTCAACAGTTTTGTGGTGGCGAAACCAGAGAGCAAAGCCAAAAAGTAGTGAGCGAGATGTACCAGCGCCACATTGGGAGTATTTTTGATTATGCCATAGAGGGCAAAGAGGATGAAGCGACTTTTGACCATACTTGCCAAGAGATTAAACAAAATATTCTTTATGCGGAGGGCAATCCAGCCATTCCTTTTGTGGTTTTTAAGCCGACAGGATTTGGGCGTTTAGATTTGTATGCAGATGTGCAAGCGGGCAAGGCACTCAATGCCTCAGAGCAAGCCGAATGGGAGCGTATTGTTAAGCGTTTTGAAGAAGTGGGGCAGTTGGCTTATCAGAAAAATGTGGTGGTTATGGTAGATGCAGAAGAATCTTGGATACAAACCGCTGTAGACCAGGTGGTTAATGAATTGAAATCCAGATATAATAAGGAAAAAGCCATCATTTGGAACACCATACAAATGTACCGCACGGGTAGGATAGAATACCTCCAAGAAGACCTTAAAAGAGCCGAAGAGAAAAATTATTTCTTAGGCTACAAATTCGTGCGGGGTGCCTATATGGAAAAAGAACGCCAAAGAGCCGAGGAAATGGGCTATCCATCGCCAATCCAACCGAATAAACAAGCTTCTGATGATAATTATAACGCTGCAATAGTCTTTGTAATGCAGCATTTGGATAGAATATCTGCGTTTTTCGGTACCCATAACGAGGCTTCTACAGCATTGGTAATGGAGAAAATGAAGGAACTCAACCTCGCTCATGATGACCATAGAATTTACTTTGGGCAACTTTATGGAATGAGTGATAATATCACCTATTTTTTAGGAAATCAAAAATACAATGCCAGCAAATATCTGCCATATGGTCCCGTGAAAGATGTGGTACCTTATCTGACAAGAAGAGCACAAGAAAACACCTCGGTTGCAGGGCAAACAGGCAGGGAACTCTCTTTAATAGAGAAGGAGCTCAAGCGCAGAAAAAGCCAGCCTTAA
- a CDS encoding GMC oxidoreductase has product MKRKEFISTSVLGIGALFFSGIGDLFGRLPEYPEPQISQEDETRPIIIIGSGYGGAVAALRLCEQGHKVTILEMGLDWNKAKIPFSKMMNPGKSAAWLRTKTIAPFLNIFALKKFTGVLDRLDFENIKIWLGRGVGGGSLVNGGIAPTPKKEYFKSIFPNLDADLFYNQYFPLARKELRVELPPEDFIKNCPYYQFTQVGFSEAKKAGFETTMVPNTYDFGYMQKEYRGEVPASALGGEVIYGNNYGKNDLTKTYLRKALETGNLEILDLHQVHFIEQTENHQFRLKVSQISTEGEVLVTKNFNCSKLFVCAGTMGTNALLLKSQHLGKLKIDQNVGKKWGNNGNFMTGRNWVNPMKGGTGVKQSTIPVGAIDHWEHPQHQFFAEIAPLPMGMDVATALYLMVNKIKSYGEIYFDAKKQDIAIKWDKTNYQSFQENAKYFVRKMNKANGGTRAHLLFHNGWGYDICYHPLGGVVLGEATDRYGRLKGHTNLYVLDGALIPGGVGVNPFVTITAIAEYCMAHLLQEGDFSA; this is encoded by the coding sequence ATGAAAAGAAAAGAATTTATCTCTACTTCGGTTTTAGGTATAGGCGCGTTATTTTTCAGTGGTATTGGTGATTTGTTTGGAAGGTTGCCAGAATACCCCGAACCTCAGATTTCTCAAGAGGATGAAACTCGCCCCATTATCATTATCGGTTCTGGTTATGGCGGTGCTGTAGCGGCTTTGCGCTTGTGTGAGCAAGGACATAAAGTGACCATTTTAGAGATGGGTTTAGACTGGAATAAAGCCAAAATTCCTTTCTCAAAAATGATGAATCCAGGAAAAAGTGCCGCGTGGCTAAGGACGAAAACCATTGCTCCTTTTCTCAATATTTTTGCACTTAAAAAATTTACAGGTGTTTTGGATAGGCTGGATTTTGAAAATATCAAAATATGGTTAGGGCGAGGCGTTGGCGGCGGTTCTTTGGTGAATGGTGGTATTGCACCCACACCCAAAAAAGAGTATTTTAAATCCATATTTCCTAATTTAGATGCAGATTTATTTTATAATCAATATTTTCCATTAGCTCGGAAAGAACTTCGTGTAGAGTTGCCGCCCGAGGATTTTATAAAAAATTGTCCTTATTATCAGTTCACACAGGTGGGTTTTAGCGAGGCAAAAAAAGCTGGTTTTGAAACCACAATGGTGCCCAATACTTATGATTTTGGCTATATGCAAAAAGAATATCGTGGTGAGGTACCCGCTTCAGCCTTAGGCGGCGAGGTCATTTATGGCAACAACTATGGCAAGAATGATTTAACCAAAACTTACCTCCGCAAAGCTTTAGAAACAGGAAATTTAGAAATTTTGGATTTACATCAAGTGCATTTTATTGAGCAAACAGAAAACCACCAATTCCGATTAAAGGTATCGCAAATTTCTACAGAAGGCGAAGTTTTGGTGACTAAAAATTTCAATTGTTCTAAACTTTTTGTTTGTGCGGGCACTATGGGAACGAACGCTCTATTGCTAAAATCTCAACATTTAGGAAAATTGAAAATAGACCAAAATGTGGGCAAAAAATGGGGCAATAATGGCAATTTTATGACGGGCAGAAACTGGGTTAATCCGATGAAGGGCGGCACAGGTGTTAAGCAATCCACCATTCCCGTGGGGGCGATAGACCATTGGGAACACCCTCAGCATCAGTTTTTTGCGGAAATCGCCCCGTTACCTATGGGGATGGATGTGGCTACGGCGCTCTATTTAATGGTCAATAAAATTAAAAGTTATGGCGAGATTTATTTTGATGCCAAAAAACAAGATATCGCAATTAAATGGGATAAAACCAATTATCAATCTTTTCAAGAAAATGCCAAATATTTTGTTAGAAAGATGAACAAAGCCAATGGCGGCACGCGTGCGCATCTGTTGTTTCATAATGGTTGGGGCTATGATATTTGCTACCACCCGTTGGGCGGTGTGGTTTTGGGCGAAGCGACAGACCGCTATGGGCGGCTCAAAGGGCACACCAATCTTTATGTCTTAGATGGCGCTTTGATACCAGGCGGTGTGGGCGTTAATCCGTTTGTTACCATTACCGCCATCGCTGAATATTGTATGGCACATTTGCTTCAAGAAGGTGATTTTTCAGCTTAA
- the panD gene encoding aspartate 1-decarboxylase: MLIEVFKSKIHRVKVTESDLNYIGSITIDEELIEAAGLVVGERVYIVNVNNGERFDTYVIKGKRKSGEVCLNGPAARKVQKGDIIIIIAYAQMTPEEAKNFQPTIIFPNEETNLLT, from the coding sequence ATGTTAATAGAAGTATTTAAATCCAAAATTCATAGGGTAAAAGTTACAGAATCTGACCTTAATTATATCGGCAGCATCACGATTGATGAAGAATTGATAGAGGCTGCAGGTCTGGTGGTTGGCGAGCGTGTTTATATTGTAAATGTGAATAATGGCGAGCGTTTTGACACTTATGTGATTAAAGGAAAAAGAAAATCGGGGGAGGTTTGTCTCAACGGTCCTGCTGCCAGAAAAGTGCAAAAAGGTGATATCATCATCATTATTGCTTATGCTCAAATGACGCCAGAGGAGGCTAAAAACTTCCAACCTACCATTATTTTCCCTAACGAGGAAACCAATCTTTTAACTTAA
- a CDS encoding lysylphosphatidylglycerol synthase transmembrane domain-containing protein, translating to MPTTKNKKNNALKNGITILVSLIFAGVFMWLAVRGLDWDKIKTSLSKANYFWVLVAAIFGVLAYWVRAIRWNLLLEPMGYQISNKNALWSLSFGYLMNLTIPRSGEVARATALYGVEKVPVDQSFGTIILERIVDLLCMGVFLGLTLIFKYDAILAFYQLATSEQQNTDASAAHTNSGLWLIGIAILAIIFIIFRKKIIQSNLYQKVKQFILGILSGLQSIFKLKHKMRFLLLSLGIWVCYYLAAYLVCFALPETKNLGIADGFFIIVVGTLGMMVPASGGIGAFHFALKLGFMALFIALGQSPEEGGQVGLSYAFISHTMQLVIMLVMGVISIPMLAQARKVHF from the coding sequence ATGCCTACCACTAAAAATAAAAAAAATAATGCCCTAAAAAATGGCATTACTATTTTGGTGTCTTTAATTTTTGCTGGAGTTTTTATGTGGCTCGCTGTCAGAGGTTTAGACTGGGATAAAATTAAAACTTCACTCTCCAAAGCCAATTATTTTTGGGTATTGGTAGCGGCTATTTTTGGCGTGTTAGCCTATTGGGTTAGAGCCATCCGCTGGAATTTACTTTTGGAGCCGATGGGCTATCAAATTTCTAATAAAAACGCGTTGTGGTCGTTATCTTTTGGATATTTGATGAATTTAACGATCCCAAGAAGTGGCGAAGTGGCGAGAGCGACAGCGCTCTACGGCGTGGAGAAAGTCCCTGTAGATCAATCTTTTGGCACTATTATATTAGAACGCATTGTGGATTTGCTCTGTATGGGTGTTTTCTTGGGGCTGACTTTAATTTTTAAATACGATGCTATTTTGGCATTCTACCAATTGGCGACTTCAGAACAACAAAATACCGATGCTTCCGCTGCGCATACCAACTCGGGACTATGGTTAATCGGCATTGCTATTTTAGCAATTATTTTTATTATTTTTAGAAAAAAAATAATACAATCTAACCTCTATCAAAAAGTAAAACAGTTTATTTTAGGCATACTTTCTGGGCTTCAATCCATTTTTAAACTCAAGCACAAAATGAGATTTCTATTGCTCTCTCTTGGGATATGGGTTTGCTATTATTTGGCGGCTTATTTGGTTTGCTTTGCCCTACCAGAAACAAAAAACTTGGGTATTGCTGATGGATTTTTCATTATTGTTGTGGGGACTTTGGGAATGATGGTGCCTGCCAGCGGTGGTATTGGAGCTTTTCATTTTGCTCTAAAATTAGGATTTATGGCATTATTTATCGCCCTCGGTCAATCGCCAGAAGAAGGCGGTCAAGTTGGACTTTCTTATGCATTTATCTCCCATACTATGCAGTTGGTCATTATGCTGGTGATGGGCGTTATTTCTATTCCTATGCTAGCACAAGCACGAAAAGTTCATTTTTAA